The Gemmatimonadota bacterium DH-78 region ATCTCCGACGCCATTCGCTGGGTGTTGGGCGAGCAGCGCCCCACCGCGATCCGCGGCGCGAAGATGGAGGAGGCGATCTTCCAGGGGTCGGTGCACCGGCGCCCGGTCAATCGCGGTTCGGTGACCATGACGGTCACCAACGAGGACGGCGCGCTGCCGGTGCCCTTCGAAGAGGTGGAGATCGGCCGGATCGTCTACCGCGACGGGGGCAGCGACTACTCGATCAACCGATCGATGGTCCGGCTGAAGGACGTCGTCGATCTCACCCGCGACACCGGCCTCGGGGCCGGGGCGAACGTGATCGAGAACCGCATGATCGACTCGATCCTCTCCGATCGGGCCGAAGAGCGGAGGAGTCTCTTCGAAGAGGCCGCGGGCATCGGCAAGTACAAGGACCGCCGCAAGTCGGCGCTCCGCCGCCTGGAGCGGGCCGAGAACGACCTGCAGCGGCTCGACGACGTGATCGCAGAGGTGGAGAGCAAGGTGCGTTCGCTCGCCCGCCAGAAGGGCAAGGCCGAGCGCTACCTGGGACTGCGCGACCGGCGGCTCGACGTGGAGGTCGCCGTCGTGCGCAGTCAGCTCGACACCCTCGGCGGCCGGCTGCGCGAGGTGACCCGCATGCTCGAGGGCGAGACGCCCGAGGGCGAGGGCATGGTGGCCGAGGTGCAGGCGGCCGAGTCGGAGTACGAGGCGCTGCGCCTGCGGCAGGTGGACGCCCAACGGGAGCGGGGTTCCGCCGCGGCTCGCCTCGACGAGGTGCGCACGGCGCTGATCCGGTGGGAGCGCGACCTGGCGGTGGCCGACGAGCGCGCGTCGTACGCTCGCCGCCGCCTCTCGCAGATCGATCAGGAGCGCTCGACGGCCCGGGAGCGGGCCGAGGAACTCGCCGTGGAGGTGGCCACCCTGCGCGAGGACGGTGGAGCGGTGCGCGAGGAGCTCGACGGGCTGGCCGGCAAGCTGCAGGAGCGGAAGGGCGCGACCGACGCGGTTCGCGCGCGGCTGCAGACGGTGCGCGAAGAGCTCCAGCAGTTCGAGAGCCGCGAGCGCGAGGTGGCCCGGCGAGGCGCTCAGCTGGAGGGCGATGCCGAGTCGGCCGACGCGCAGGCCGCCGAGCTGGACCGCCGCCTGGAGCGGCTGAGCCGAGAGATCGAGGAGACGGCCGACGCCCTCTCCGACCTCGCCTCGCAGGGCGATCTCTTCTCCGGCAAGCTCGACGAGATTCGCCGAACCACCGAGGCCGCGCGCCAGGCGATGGAGTCGGCGCGCAGCCAGGTCGACGAGGCCCGCTCGGCACTCGAGGTGTCTCGCGCGGCCGAGGTCGAGGCGGGAGACCGGGCCGCGACGCTCGATGCCCGCCGCGGTGCTCTCGAGGCGCTCGAGCGCGATCGCGAGGGCATGGAACCGGTGCTGCAGGCCGTGCTCGATGCGGACATCGAGGGCGTCCACGGACCGCTCGTCGGGTTCGTCGGCGCCGATCGCGGAGTGGTGCGGGCCGTCGAAGCCTGGCTCGGCCCGCTCGCCCGGGCGCTGGTGGTGGAGAACCGCAGTGTGGCTCGTCGTGTGGCCGGCTGGTTCCGCGACCAGTGGACTCGCGGGGGCGGGGTGATTCTGCTGCCCCTCGACGCGGTGCCTGCGGGCTCGGGCTCGGGCTCTCTGCTCGCCGCGGTCCGCGCGGAAGGGAAGGGCGCGCCCTGGGTGGAGGCGTTGCTGGCCGGGGTGGAGCTCGTCGACGACGAGGCGCTGCTCGGGGGTGAGGGTCCCGGGGTGACCGCCGAGGGCACCGTGCGCGAGGCCAGCGGGGTGGTGCGGGTGGGCAACCCCACCGGCGGCGCCGGCGGACTCCTCGAGCGCAAGGAAGAGCTGGCTCGCCTGGAGGTCGAGACGACCGAGGCCCGGTCCCACGCCGCCGAGGCCCGCACCGCGCGCGAGGCCGCCCGTCTCGCCCTCACCGAGCGCGAGTCCGCCCTCGAAGAGGCGCGCACCGCCTTCCGCGCGGCGGAGGACACCTTCCGCAAGGCCGAGGCCGAGGTGGCCGCCGCGATCGATCGCCGCGATCGCATGGACAAGCACCGCGACGAGCTGTCGCGTCAGATCGAGGGCACGAAGGCGGCCGTGGCGCGGGCGAAGGAGCGCGCGACGCAGGCCCGTGAGGACCGCGCCGGCCTCGAGGCCGAAGAGACGGCTCTCCGCACCGGTCGCGACGAAGCGCGCGCCCGGGTCGAGGCCGTGCAGGAGGAGTGGGAGGCGGCCCGCGGCGAGCAGTCGTCGATCGAGGTGCAGCTCACCCGTCTTCAGGGCGAGGTCAGCCGTCTCGAAGACCGCATTCAGGCCATGGAGCAGTCGCGCGGTGCGGCGATGGGTCGCGTGTCGGCCCTCGACGCCGAAGAGACCCGCCTCGGCGAGGAACTCGCCCAGGTGACGGAGCTGCAGGAAAAGGGCGCCGACGCCACCGAGGAACTCTTCCGGCAGCGGGAGGCCGCCGAGGTGGATCTGCGCGAGCGCGACGCGGCGCTGGCGCAGGTGGCCGAGGCGCTGGCGGCGGCCGAGAAGAAGGCGCGCGTGGCTCGGCAGGCCGAGCGCGAGGCCACCGATCGCCGACACCGGCTGGAGTTGGAGCGGCAGGAGCTCGACGGTCGCATCGGGCGGATCCAGGAGCGGCTCGAGGGGGAGTGGGGCCGCCCCCTCGCCGAACTCCTCGAGCAGGCGCGGCCCGTGGAGGGCGACCCGGAGTCGCTGAAAGAGGAACTCCGCGACATCGTGCAGGGACTCGATCGCATCGGCCCGGTGAACATGCTCGCCGTGGAGGAACACGAGGAAGAGAGCGCCCGCCTCGCCTTTCTCCAGGAGCAGCACGCGGATCTGGTCACGGCCCGCAACGACCTGAAGACGGCGATCCGCGAGATCAACGAGACGGCCACCACTCTCTTCCACGACACCTTCCAGCAGATCCGCGAGCACTTCAAGTCGGTGCACCAGCGCCTGTTCGAGGGAGGGGAAGCCGATATCTGGCTCTCCGAGGAGGAAGACCCGCTCGAGTCTCCGATCGAGATCCACGCATCGCCCCGCGGCAAGAAGACGCAGCGCATCGATCTGCTGTCGGGAGGCGAGCGGGCGCTGACCGCGCTCTCGCTGCTCTTCTCGATCTATCTGGTGAAGCCGAGCCCCTTCTGCGTGCTCGACGAGGTGGATGCGCCCCTCGACGAGAACAACATCGGGCGCTTCATCCGGCTGCTCCACGACTTCAAGAAGCAGACCCAGTTCGTGGTCATCACGCACAACCCGCGCACCATCGAAGCCGCCGACTGGATCTACGGCGTGACCATGGAGGAGCCCGGGGTCAGCACCGTCGTCGGCGTGCGCCTGGAAGACGCCCTCGAGCAGGCCCGCGGCGCGGCCTGACCGGGTCGCGGGAGCGGTCCTCCGTCACGATCCTGCACCGGGATGAACGGGCGAGGGCCCCCCGGGTAGCAGCACCGCGAGCTCGCCCCGGCGCGCTCCCGACCGAGTATCCACCCATTCGATTGCAGAGAGTCCAGCCATGCTGGTGGTGATGAAGCACAACGCTTCGGAGGCGGCGATCGACGCCGTCGTCGACGCGATTCAGGACATGGGCTACGGCGCCCGCCCCATCCCCGGCGGTCAGCGCACCGCCGTGGGGCTGATCGGCAACGACGGCCGCGTCGACAAGGCGCGCCTCGAAGGCATGGAGGGGGTGCTCGAGTGCATCTCCGTCACCCAGCCCTACAAGCAGGTGTCGCGCGAGTGGCGCGAGGAGAACACCCTCGTGCGGCTGCCCAACGGCACGGTGATCGGGGGTCGTGAGATCGTGCTGATGGCCGGCCCCTGTGCCGTCGAGAGCGAGGAGCAGATTCTCACCGCGGCGCGCCAGGTGCGGGCGGCGGGGGCGACGGTCCTGCGCGGCGGAGCGTTCAAGCCGCGCACCTCGCCCTACTCCTTCCAGGGGCTCGGCGAAGACGGCCTGAAGCTGCTCGCGAAGGCGCGCGAAGAGACCGGCATGGCGATCATCACCGAGGCCATCGATCCCGAGGGGGTCGACCTCGTGGCCGAGTACGCCGACGTGATCCAGATCGGTGCTCGCAACATGCAGAACTACCCGCTGCTGCGACGCGCCGGGCAGACGGGCAAGCCGGTTCTGCTCAAGCGCGGCATGAGCGCCACGATCACCGAGTTCCTGCTGGCCGCCGAGTACATTCTCGCCGAGGGCAACGACGACGTGATCCTCTGCGAGCGCGGCGTGCGCAGCTTCGACACGCACACCCGCAACCTGCTCGACCTCACGGCCATCCCGGTGGTGAAGGGCCTCTCGCACCTGCCGATCGTGGCCGATCCGAGCCACGGCACGGGACTCCGGTCGAAGGTGGTTCCGATGGGCCGCGCCGCGGTCGCGGCGGGGGCCGACGGGCTCATCGTCGAGGTGCACCCGGATCCGACCCGGGCGCTGTCCGACGGTGCGCAGTCACTGTACCCGGAGCAGTTCACCGAACTGGTGGAGCAGACGCGCGTGATCGCGCAGGCGATCGGGCGGGAGCTGCACCCGGGACTGGCGCGGGCGGGAGCGGCGCACGGGTAGCGGCCGCACGGCAGCCGCCGAACGGGGCAGTCGCCGGACGGGCGGTCGCGGGGGCGCTGCAGACGGGCGCGCGGCGTCGTCGCTGACCTCCCCGGTCGGACGCGGAGGAGGTCGCCGCCCCGGCCGGTCGGGTGCCGGGTACTGCCCCCTTTCGGGCGCCGGGTACTACCCCCTTTCGGGCGCCGAGAACGTCGTAATCGAAGGGTATCCGCAGGCTGACCACGACGTTTTGGCTCACATGCGACGAGAACGTCGTATCCGTGAGTTCGGCCATTCGACGAGTACCACGTTTTCGTCGTCGCTGATGCAGAAAGTCGTATTCGCCTGCCGGGAGGCCCCGGATACGACGTTGTGAGCGCGAGTCCGCGGCCCGTGGGGGCGTCCGGGCGATCCGGATCAGGGGCGTCGGCGTGCTTCGCGTGCAGGAGTGCGTTGCGGTCGTCGGCCGCCACACGGGACAACGGCAGCATGCAGCGAGGCCCGTGTCGCCATGGGGTCGCCCCGAGCCGCCGTCAGATTGCCGGCATGGATACGCACCGTGTCGGCCGCCGTTTCGAGGCTCTCGCCGCCCGCTGGCTCGAGGAGCGCGGGTGGATCGTGCTCGACCGCAACGTGCGCTTTCAGCGGCGCGAGATCGATCTCGTCGTTCGGCGGGGCCGCACGGTGGCATTCGTCGAGGTGAAGGGGCGCCGAAGCGACGACCGCGGACACCCGTTCGAAGCCGTCACCGCGCGCAAGCGGCGGGAGATCGAGGCCGTCGCCCGCTGGTGGGTCGCGCACCACGGGGTGGGCGGCCACGAGTTTCGCTTCGACGTCGTCGGGGTGCGCGCCGGCAGGGTGGCCGAGCGGGTCGAGGTGGAGCATGTGGAGGGCGCGTGGCGGATGGGGGAGTAGCGGTCCGCACGCCGTTGACCCACCCCCCCGCCTGCCCCTAGCTTGAAGGCGTGCCCCAGGTCCGCAGGGCGGGAGCCCACCAACCCCGTCAGGACCTCGCCGGTAGCAGCGGTACGTGTGGTGATCGCAGCTGCGGGTAGCCTGGGGCACTTTTTTTTGCCCCACCGTTGCCCGGGGTCATGGTCGCGGGTACGGTAGGAGGCGGGTGTCGCCCGCCCTTCGGCCCGTTGCTCACGATCTTTCCGGGCGCCCATGTCGCATCAGGCTCTGGCACGGAAGTACCGGCCCCGCTCGTTCGCGGAGGTCTCCACCCAGGAGCACGTATCCGAAACCCTCCGGCGTGCGGTCGCCGGCGACCGGGTCGGACACGCCTACCTCTTCTGCGGCCCCCGCGGCGTCGGCAAGACCACGCTGGCGCGCGTGCTCGCGATGGCGCTCAACTGCCCGAATCGCACCGAGTCGGGCGAGCCCTGCGGCACCTGCGACTCCTGCGAGCGGATCTGGAGCGGCCAGACGGCCCTCGACGTGGTCGAGATCGACGCCGCCTCCAACCGGGGCGTCGACGCGGCCCGGGATCTCCGAGAGCGCGCCTACTACGCCCCGTCGGAGGAAGATCGCTTCAAGATCTACATCGTCGACGAGGCGCACATGCTCACGCGGGAGGCGTGGAACGCCCTCCTGAAGATTCTCGAAGAGCCGCCAGCCCGCGTCATCTTCATCTTCGCCACCACCGAGCCCCAGAAGATTCAGCAGAGCGCGGCGCCGATCCTGTCGCGCTGCCAGCGCTTCGACTTCCGGCGCATCGCGGTGTCGGGGATCGTGGCCCAGCTTCAGTCGGTGCTCGAGCGGGAGGGCCAGTCGGCCTCCGACGAGGCACTGCGGCTGCTGGCCCGCAAGGCGGACGGCGGCATGCGCGACGCCCTGTCGATCCTCGACCAGGTGCTGGCCATGGGTGGCGGCGAGCTCGACACCGAGAGCGTTCGCCGGGTGCTCGGGCTGGTGGAGGAGGAGCGCTACCTCGCCCTGCTCGACATCGTGCACGAGGGTCGCCACGGCGACGTGTTCGGCTTCGTGGAGGAGTTGCTCGATGAGGGGTACGACCTCGTGGAGTTCTACCACGGGCTCGTGGACGTCTTCCGCGTGGTGTTGCGCATCCGGCTGTCGGGGCTCGAGGCGCTTCCGGACCTGCCTCCGCATCTGGCCGAGGCTTTCGAAGAGCGCGCGCGCGGGTTCAGCCCGGGCGACCTGGTGCGCATGCTCGCGCTGGCCTCGGAGCTCGAGAGCAGTGGGAGTCTGCGCCGCAGCGGCCAGCCGCGCCTGCTCGTGGAGATGCTGTTGCTGCGCCTGAGCTACCTCGACCGCACGGTCGATCTGGAAGAGCTGATCCGGGGCCTCGGGGGTGCCCCGGTCGCGGCGGACCCTCCTGAGCGAAGGGTCGCCTCCACCTCCGCCACCCCGCGGCCGAACGTCGGTCGGGCCGCTGCGCCGGTGGCTCCGGTCTCGGCGGGGGACGGCCCGGCACCCGCGTCGGAGTCGTCCGCGCCTCGACTCGCCCCCGGGTCGGGGTCACCCGCCGCTCGCCCCGCGCCACAGAGGGAAGCACCCGCCGCACGCTCGGCGCCCCCCGCCGCGGGTTCGACGGCGTCCGATTCGGGCGCGGGGAAGCCGCAGCCCCCTCGCCCCCCCGGCAACGGGAACCTTCGCGCCGCATGGCGCTGGGTGGTGGAGACCGGCACGGGCGTGCCGCCCGGCATGGGGGGCTTCCTGCGCCCGGCCCAGCCCGAAGAGGTGGATGGCAGGGTGCGCATCGCCCTCCCCGAGCCCGCAGTCGAGCGGCTGCAACAGCAGCCCGGCGAGCGGCAGGCGCTCATTCAGGCCCTCGCCCGCGGTCTCGGGCGGCCGGTGGAGCTCGAACTCTTGGTGGACGGGGCCGGGCCGGTGGCCGACGAGGGGGCGGGCCGGGTGACCCGCGACACCGTTCGCGAGACGCGTCTGCGGGAGCTGATCAATCAGGAACCCGTCCTCGCCCACGCGGTAGAAGAACTCGATCTCGAACTTCTGGACTGACGATGACGAATCTCGAACAGATCATGCAGATGGGCCAGCAGCTGCAGGCCCGCATGTCGAAGCTCCAGGAGAGCCTCGACAAGCAGACGGTCACGGCCACGTCCGGGGGCGGGATGGTGACCGTCACCGCCGATGGAAAGGGTGAGGTGCGCAAGGTCCAGATCGATCCGGCCTGCGTGGATCCTCGCGATGTGGAGATGCTCGAGGACCTCGTGCTGGCGGCCGTGAACCAGGCCCAGGCGCGGGCGAAGGAGCTGTACGAGTCGGAGATGCGCAAGGCCACCGGGGGGCTGCCGATGCAGCTGCCCGGCCTCTTCTGACGCTCCGGACAACGTCCCGGGTGTCGGTCATCCAGGCGCTGACCGGGGAGCTCTCGAAGCTT contains the following coding sequences:
- the smc gene encoding chromosome segregation protein SMC; amino-acid sequence: MRLSSLKVHGFKSFADATEVAFHDGVTAIVGPNGCGKSNISDAIRWVLGEQRPTAIRGAKMEEAIFQGSVHRRPVNRGSVTMTVTNEDGALPVPFEEVEIGRIVYRDGGSDYSINRSMVRLKDVVDLTRDTGLGAGANVIENRMIDSILSDRAEERRSLFEEAAGIGKYKDRRKSALRRLERAENDLQRLDDVIAEVESKVRSLARQKGKAERYLGLRDRRLDVEVAVVRSQLDTLGGRLREVTRMLEGETPEGEGMVAEVQAAESEYEALRLRQVDAQRERGSAAARLDEVRTALIRWERDLAVADERASYARRRLSQIDQERSTARERAEELAVEVATLREDGGAVREELDGLAGKLQERKGATDAVRARLQTVREELQQFESREREVARRGAQLEGDAESADAQAAELDRRLERLSREIEETADALSDLASQGDLFSGKLDEIRRTTEAARQAMESARSQVDEARSALEVSRAAEVEAGDRAATLDARRGALEALERDREGMEPVLQAVLDADIEGVHGPLVGFVGADRGVVRAVEAWLGPLARALVVENRSVARRVAGWFRDQWTRGGGVILLPLDAVPAGSGSGSLLAAVRAEGKGAPWVEALLAGVELVDDEALLGGEGPGVTAEGTVREASGVVRVGNPTGGAGGLLERKEELARLEVETTEARSHAAEARTAREAARLALTERESALEEARTAFRAAEDTFRKAEAEVAAAIDRRDRMDKHRDELSRQIEGTKAAVARAKERATQAREDRAGLEAEETALRTGRDEARARVEAVQEEWEAARGEQSSIEVQLTRLQGEVSRLEDRIQAMEQSRGAAMGRVSALDAEETRLGEELAQVTELQEKGADATEELFRQREAAEVDLRERDAALAQVAEALAAAEKKARVARQAEREATDRRHRLELERQELDGRIGRIQERLEGEWGRPLAELLEQARPVEGDPESLKEELRDIVQGLDRIGPVNMLAVEEHEEESARLAFLQEQHADLVTARNDLKTAIREINETATTLFHDTFQQIREHFKSVHQRLFEGGEADIWLSEEEDPLESPIEIHASPRGKKTQRIDLLSGGERALTALSLLFSIYLVKPSPFCVLDEVDAPLDENNIGRFIRLLHDFKKQTQFVVITHNPRTIEAADWIYGVTMEEPGVSTVVGVRLEDALEQARGAA
- a CDS encoding YraN family protein, producing MDTHRVGRRFEALAARWLEERGWIVLDRNVRFQRREIDLVVRRGRTVAFVEVKGRRSDDRGHPFEAVTARKRREIEAVARWWVAHHGVGGHEFRFDVVGVRAGRVAERVEVEHVEGAWRMGE
- the aroF gene encoding 3-deoxy-7-phosphoheptulonate synthase; amino-acid sequence: MLVVMKHNASEAAIDAVVDAIQDMGYGARPIPGGQRTAVGLIGNDGRVDKARLEGMEGVLECISVTQPYKQVSREWREENTLVRLPNGTVIGGREIVLMAGPCAVESEEQILTAARQVRAAGATVLRGGAFKPRTSPYSFQGLGEDGLKLLAKAREETGMAIITEAIDPEGVDLVAEYADVIQIGARNMQNYPLLRRAGQTGKPVLLKRGMSATITEFLLAAEYILAEGNDDVILCERGVRSFDTHTRNLLDLTAIPVVKGLSHLPIVADPSHGTGLRSKVVPMGRAAVAAGADGLIVEVHPDPTRALSDGAQSLYPEQFTELVEQTRVIAQAIGRELHPGLARAGAAHG
- the dnaX gene encoding DNA polymerase III subunit gamma/tau, yielding MSHQALARKYRPRSFAEVSTQEHVSETLRRAVAGDRVGHAYLFCGPRGVGKTTLARVLAMALNCPNRTESGEPCGTCDSCERIWSGQTALDVVEIDAASNRGVDAARDLRERAYYAPSEEDRFKIYIVDEAHMLTREAWNALLKILEEPPARVIFIFATTEPQKIQQSAAPILSRCQRFDFRRIAVSGIVAQLQSVLEREGQSASDEALRLLARKADGGMRDALSILDQVLAMGGGELDTESVRRVLGLVEEERYLALLDIVHEGRHGDVFGFVEELLDEGYDLVEFYHGLVDVFRVVLRIRLSGLEALPDLPPHLAEAFEERARGFSPGDLVRMLALASELESSGSLRRSGQPRLLVEMLLLRLSYLDRTVDLEELIRGLGGAPVAADPPERRVASTSATPRPNVGRAAAPVAPVSAGDGPAPASESSAPRLAPGSGSPAARPAPQREAPAARSAPPAAGSTASDSGAGKPQPPRPPGNGNLRAAWRWVVETGTGVPPGMGGFLRPAQPEEVDGRVRIALPEPAVERLQQQPGERQALIQALARGLGRPVELELLVDGAGPVADEGAGRVTRDTVRETRLRELINQEPVLAHAVEELDLELLD
- a CDS encoding YbaB/EbfC family nucleoid-associated protein — protein: MTNLEQIMQMGQQLQARMSKLQESLDKQTVTATSGGGMVTVTADGKGEVRKVQIDPACVDPRDVEMLEDLVLAAVNQAQARAKELYESEMRKATGGLPMQLPGLF